The following proteins are co-located in the Methylomonas sp. 11b genome:
- the nifN gene encoding nitrogenase iron-molybdenum cofactor biosynthesis protein NifN, giving the protein MAEIVKRNKALSVNPLKASQPTGGSLACLGFDRAIPMLHGSQGCTAFAKVFFVRHFREPIPLQTTAMDQASSVLGADENVIEGIKAIAEKSNPALIAVLTTGLAETQGCDVHRNVREFRERYPEYAHVAVVAVNTPDFTGCVETGYAATIYEIVKALVPDAETAGTKPCNRQRQVNCLVSPMLTPGDLEALRDLIEQFNLRPVLVPDLSDSLDGSLTDDDFSPVTIGGTPVSELATLGEARASLIIGASLRKSGELLQEKTGVPSFYFDHLYGLQANDALITTLADISEMPVPQKIERQRAQLQDAMLDTHFMLGQLRVAIAADPDQLNALIHLVQGMGAEVVTAICAGNTPVLATAPVDSIKIGDLEDLEVMAKERKAQLLIGNSHAVASAERLGIPILRIGFPLYDIIGGYQKTWIGYRGTRQTLFDLANLVINFAHEEIEPYYSPYAQKPESERQACSPSCH; this is encoded by the coding sequence ATGGCCGAAATCGTCAAACGCAATAAAGCCCTGTCGGTCAATCCCCTAAAGGCTAGTCAGCCTACCGGTGGTTCCTTGGCTTGCTTGGGCTTTGATCGGGCGATCCCGATGCTGCACGGTTCACAAGGTTGCACCGCGTTTGCCAAGGTGTTTTTTGTCAGGCACTTTCGCGAACCTATTCCGTTGCAAACCACCGCGATGGATCAAGCTAGTTCGGTGTTGGGTGCGGACGAAAATGTGATTGAGGGCATCAAAGCGATTGCCGAAAAATCCAACCCAGCCTTGATCGCGGTTTTGACTACCGGTTTGGCAGAAACTCAAGGCTGCGACGTACATCGCAACGTTCGCGAGTTTCGTGAACGTTATCCGGAATACGCGCATGTCGCCGTGGTGGCAGTCAATACTCCGGACTTTACCGGCTGCGTGGAAACCGGTTACGCAGCAACTATTTACGAAATCGTCAAGGCCTTGGTGCCGGACGCGGAAACTGCCGGTACCAAACCCTGTAATCGCCAACGCCAGGTCAATTGTTTGGTCAGCCCCATGTTGACGCCGGGCGATCTGGAAGCCTTGCGCGATTTGATCGAGCAATTCAATTTACGGCCTGTGCTGGTGCCTGACTTATCCGACTCCCTGGATGGGAGCTTAACCGACGATGACTTTTCGCCGGTGACTATAGGCGGTACGCCGGTCTCCGAACTGGCGACCTTGGGCGAGGCCAGAGCCAGCTTGATAATCGGTGCGTCACTGCGTAAATCCGGCGAACTCTTGCAGGAAAAAACCGGCGTCCCCAGTTTCTATTTTGATCATCTTTATGGCCTGCAGGCTAACGACGCCTTGATCACTACGCTAGCTGACATCAGCGAAATGCCGGTGCCGCAAAAGATTGAACGGCAACGTGCGCAATTGCAGGATGCGATGCTAGATACCCATTTCATGCTCGGTCAACTGCGGGTGGCTATCGCTGCCGATCCGGATCAGCTCAATGCCTTGATTCATTTGGTGCAAGGCATGGGCGCGGAGGTGGTTACCGCGATCTGCGCCGGCAATACCCCGGTGCTGGCGACCGCACCAGTGGACAGCATCAAGATCGGCGACCTGGAAGATTTGGAAGTGATGGCGAAAGAGCGCAAAGCGCAATTGCTGATCGGCAACTCGCACGCCGTCGCTAGTGCCGAACGGCTGGGCATCCCGATTTTGCGTATCGGCTTTCCGCTCTACGACATCATTGGCGGCTATCAAAAAACCTGGATTGGCTATCGGGGTACTCGACAAACCTTGTTCGATTTAGCCAATCTGGTGATTAATTTTGCTCACGAAGAGATCGAGCCGTACTACTCGCCTTATGCGCAAAAACCCGAATCCGAACGTCAAGCGTGCTCGCCGTCATGTCATTAG
- the nifX gene encoding nitrogen fixation protein NifX, with amino-acid sequence METAIKVAFATTDMAHVDQHFGSAKSFAVYAVDPEQSEFMEAAQFGELAQDGNEDKLSVKIQLLEGCAAVYCLAIGASAVKQIVAQGIQPIKVHEGSTIKDLIADLQAEMKAGPSSWLAKAINQHKGPSPERFNAMEEEGWDE; translated from the coding sequence ATGGAAACCGCTATTAAAGTTGCTTTTGCCACTACCGACATGGCGCATGTGGACCAGCATTTTGGTTCGGCCAAATCGTTTGCTGTTTACGCTGTGGATCCGGAACAGTCCGAATTCATGGAAGCTGCGCAATTTGGCGAACTCGCGCAGGACGGCAACGAAGACAAGTTGTCTGTAAAGATTCAGTTGCTGGAAGGCTGCGCGGCTGTGTATTGCCTGGCCATTGGCGCCTCGGCAGTGAAACAAATCGTCGCGCAAGGCATTCAGCCGATCAAAGTTCACGAAGGCAGCACCATCAAGGATCTGATAGCGGATTTACAGGCCGAAATGAAAGCCGGCCCGTCCAGTTGGTTGGCAAAAGCCATCAACCAACACAAGGGACCGAGTCCTGAGCGTTTTAATGCGATGGAAGAGGAAGGCTGGGATGAATAG